The following proteins are encoded in a genomic region of Vicugna pacos chromosome 16, VicPac4, whole genome shotgun sequence:
- the RNF112 gene encoding RING finger protein 112 isoform X1, translating into MPTTVPYRPSPPGSLSPLPWGPCTPHPARRSHTPFPKLELGLGSQPAVPRELPACSICLERLREPISLACGHDFCPRCFSTHRVPGCGPPCCPECRKTCRQRKGLRGLGERIRLLPRRPLPAALQAQETCTVRAEPLLLVRINASGGLILRMGAVNRCLKHPLARDTPVCLLAVLGEQHSGKTFLLNHLLRGLPGLESGEGSWPRGGGSLQGFRWGASSLTRGIWMWSHPFLLGKEGRKVAVFLVDTGDALSPELSRETRTRLCALTAMLSSYQILTTSQELKDTDLEHLETFVHVAEVMGRHYGMVPIQHLDLLVRDSSHPSKVGQGHVGDIIQKLCGKYPKVQELLQGRRARCYLLPAPGRWWASQSHSSPGDTDGDARHLRTYVADVLSAAPQHAKSRCQGYWSEGRPVARGDRRLLTGQQLAQEIKNLSGWMGRMGPGCASPDEMAAQLQDLRTVEAAKKEFEEYVRQQDMATKRIFSALRVLPDTMRNLLSAQKEALLARHGAALLCSGREQTLGALEAELQAEAKAFMDSYTVRFCGHLAAVGGAVGAGLMGLAGGVVGAGMAAAALAAEAGMVAAGAAVGATGAAVVGGGVGAGLAATVGCMEKEEDERVQGGDREPLLQEE; encoded by the exons ATGCCCACGACAGTTCCCTACAGGCCTTCCCCCCCGGGCTCACTCTCACCACTGCCCTGGGGCCCCTGCACCCCTCACCCTGCCCGCAGGTCACACACGCCGTTCCCCAagctggagctggggctggggtcccAGCCAGCGGTGCCCCGGGAGCTGCCCGCCTGCTCCATCTGCCTGGAGAGGCTGCGCGAGCCCATCTCACTGGCCTGTGGCCACGACTTCTGCCCACGGTGCTTCAGCACCCACCGCGTGCCGGGCTGCGGGCCGCCCTGCTGCCCCGAGTGCCGCAAGACCTGCCGGCAGCGGAAGGGGCTGCGGGGCCTGGGGGAGAGGATCAGGCTGCTGCCGCGGAGGCCGCTGCCCGCCGCGCTGCAG GCCCAGGAGACCTGCACCGTCAGGGCCGAGCCGCTGCTGCTGGTGCGGATCAACGCCTCCGGGGGCCTGATCCTGAGGATGGGGGCCGTCAACCGCTGCCTGAAGCACCCCCTGGCCAGGGACACCCCTGTCTGCCTCCTCGCTGTCCTTGGGGAGCAGCACTCGGGCAAGACCTTCCTCCTCAACCACCTGCTCCGGGGCCTGCCTGGCCTG GAGTCTGGCGAGGGCAGCTGGCCGAGGGGAGGAGGCTCCCTGCAGGGGTTCAGATGGGGTGCCAGCAGCCTGACCAGGGGCATCTGGATGTGGAGTCACCCCTTCctgctggggaaggaggggaggaag GTGGCTGTGTTTCTGGTGGACACAGGGGATGCCCTGAGCCCTGAGCTGAGCAGAGAAACAAGGACCAGGCTCTGCGCCCTCACCGCCATGCTGAGCTCCTACCAG ATCCTCACCACCTCCCAGGAGCTTAAGGATACAGACCTGGAACATCTGGAG ACGTTTGTCCACGTGGCCGAGGTGATGGGCAGACACTATGGGATGGTACCAATCCAG CACCTGGACCTCCTAGTTCGTGACTCATCCCACCCCAGCAAAGTGGGGCAGGGGCACGTGGGTGACATTATCCAG AAATTGTGCGGCAAATACCCCAAGGTCCAGGAGCTGCTCCAAGGGCGACGAGCCCGCTGTTACCTCCTGCCTGCTCCCGGGAGGTGGTGGGCCAGCCAGAGCCACAGCAGCCCAGGTG ACACAGACGGCGATGCCCGCCACCTCCGCACCTACGTGGCCGATGTGCTGAGCGCAGCCCCCCAGCATGCCAAGAGCCGCTGCCAGGGGTACTGGAGCGAGGGGCGCCCTGTGGCCCGGGGGGACCGACGCCTGCTCACGGGGCAACAGCTGGCTCAGGAAATCAAG AACCTCTCCGGCTGGATGGGCAGGATGGGACCCGGGTGTGCCTCTCCAGACGAG ATGGCCGCCCAGCTGCAGGACCTGCGGACCGTGGAAGCCGCCAAGAAAGAGTTTGAGGAGTATGTGCGGCAACAG GACATGGCCACCAAGCGCATATTCTCTGCACTCCGGGTGCTGCCAGACACCATGCGGAACCTCCTCTCGGCCCAGAAGGAAGCGCTCCTAGCCCGGCACGGGGCGGCCTTGCTGTGCTCAGGCCGGGAGCAGACCCTGGGGGCCCTGGAGGCCGAGCTGCAGGCCGAGGCCAAGGCCTTCATGGACTCCTACACCGTGCGCTTCTGCGGCCACCTGGCCGCCGTGGGCGGCGCTGTGGGCGCGGGGCTCATGGGCCTGGCGGGGGGCGTGGTGGGTGCGGGCATGGCCGCGGCGGCATTGGCGGCGGAGGCTGGGATGGTGGCAGCTGGGGCTGCGGTGGGGGCCACGGGGGCCGCGGTGGTTGGGGGAGGCGTGGGCGCTGGGTTGGCAGCCACTGTGGGCTgcatggagaaggaggaggacgAGAGGGTGCAGGGAGGGGACCGGGAGCCCCTGCTGCAGGAGGAGTGA
- the RNF112 gene encoding RING finger protein 112 isoform X2, which produces MPRSPLSVISFCHQLGKQERKRSFMGNSGNRWSHTPFPKLELGLGSQPAVPRELPACSICLERLREPISLACGHDFCPRCFSTHRVPGCGPPCCPECRKTCRQRKGLRGLGERIRLLPRRPLPAALQAQETCTVRAEPLLLVRINASGGLILRMGAVNRCLKHPLARDTPVCLLAVLGEQHSGKTFLLNHLLRGLPGLESGEGSWPRGGGSLQGFRWGASSLTRGIWMWSHPFLLGKEGRKVAVFLVDTGDALSPELSRETRTRLCALTAMLSSYQILTTSQELKDTDLEHLETFVHVAEVMGRHYGMVPIQHLDLLVRDSSHPSKVGQGHVGDIIQKLCGKYPKVQELLQGRRARCYLLPAPGRWWASQSHSSPGDTDGDARHLRTYVADVLSAAPQHAKSRCQGYWSEGRPVARGDRRLLTGQQLAQEIKNLSGWMGRMGPGCASPDEMAAQLQDLRTVEAAKKEFEEYVRQQDMATKRIFSALRVLPDTMRNLLSAQKEALLARHGAALLCSGREQTLGALEAELQAEAKAFMDSYTVRFCGHLAAVGGAVGAGLMGLAGGVVGAGMAAAALAAEAGMVAAGAAVGATGAAVVGGGVGAGLAATVGCMEKEEDERVQGGDREPLLQEE; this is translated from the exons GAGAGAAAACGAAGCTTCATGGGAAACAGCGGCAACAGGTG GTCACACACGCCGTTCCCCAagctggagctggggctggggtcccAGCCAGCGGTGCCCCGGGAGCTGCCCGCCTGCTCCATCTGCCTGGAGAGGCTGCGCGAGCCCATCTCACTGGCCTGTGGCCACGACTTCTGCCCACGGTGCTTCAGCACCCACCGCGTGCCGGGCTGCGGGCCGCCCTGCTGCCCCGAGTGCCGCAAGACCTGCCGGCAGCGGAAGGGGCTGCGGGGCCTGGGGGAGAGGATCAGGCTGCTGCCGCGGAGGCCGCTGCCCGCCGCGCTGCAG GCCCAGGAGACCTGCACCGTCAGGGCCGAGCCGCTGCTGCTGGTGCGGATCAACGCCTCCGGGGGCCTGATCCTGAGGATGGGGGCCGTCAACCGCTGCCTGAAGCACCCCCTGGCCAGGGACACCCCTGTCTGCCTCCTCGCTGTCCTTGGGGAGCAGCACTCGGGCAAGACCTTCCTCCTCAACCACCTGCTCCGGGGCCTGCCTGGCCTG GAGTCTGGCGAGGGCAGCTGGCCGAGGGGAGGAGGCTCCCTGCAGGGGTTCAGATGGGGTGCCAGCAGCCTGACCAGGGGCATCTGGATGTGGAGTCACCCCTTCctgctggggaaggaggggaggaag GTGGCTGTGTTTCTGGTGGACACAGGGGATGCCCTGAGCCCTGAGCTGAGCAGAGAAACAAGGACCAGGCTCTGCGCCCTCACCGCCATGCTGAGCTCCTACCAG ATCCTCACCACCTCCCAGGAGCTTAAGGATACAGACCTGGAACATCTGGAG ACGTTTGTCCACGTGGCCGAGGTGATGGGCAGACACTATGGGATGGTACCAATCCAG CACCTGGACCTCCTAGTTCGTGACTCATCCCACCCCAGCAAAGTGGGGCAGGGGCACGTGGGTGACATTATCCAG AAATTGTGCGGCAAATACCCCAAGGTCCAGGAGCTGCTCCAAGGGCGACGAGCCCGCTGTTACCTCCTGCCTGCTCCCGGGAGGTGGTGGGCCAGCCAGAGCCACAGCAGCCCAGGTG ACACAGACGGCGATGCCCGCCACCTCCGCACCTACGTGGCCGATGTGCTGAGCGCAGCCCCCCAGCATGCCAAGAGCCGCTGCCAGGGGTACTGGAGCGAGGGGCGCCCTGTGGCCCGGGGGGACCGACGCCTGCTCACGGGGCAACAGCTGGCTCAGGAAATCAAG AACCTCTCCGGCTGGATGGGCAGGATGGGACCCGGGTGTGCCTCTCCAGACGAG ATGGCCGCCCAGCTGCAGGACCTGCGGACCGTGGAAGCCGCCAAGAAAGAGTTTGAGGAGTATGTGCGGCAACAG GACATGGCCACCAAGCGCATATTCTCTGCACTCCGGGTGCTGCCAGACACCATGCGGAACCTCCTCTCGGCCCAGAAGGAAGCGCTCCTAGCCCGGCACGGGGCGGCCTTGCTGTGCTCAGGCCGGGAGCAGACCCTGGGGGCCCTGGAGGCCGAGCTGCAGGCCGAGGCCAAGGCCTTCATGGACTCCTACACCGTGCGCTTCTGCGGCCACCTGGCCGCCGTGGGCGGCGCTGTGGGCGCGGGGCTCATGGGCCTGGCGGGGGGCGTGGTGGGTGCGGGCATGGCCGCGGCGGCATTGGCGGCGGAGGCTGGGATGGTGGCAGCTGGGGCTGCGGTGGGGGCCACGGGGGCCGCGGTGGTTGGGGGAGGCGTGGGCGCTGGGTTGGCAGCCACTGTGGGCTgcatggagaaggaggaggacgAGAGGGTGCAGGGAGGGGACCGGGAGCCCCTGCTGCAGGAGGAGTGA